From the genome of Pseudomonadota bacterium, one region includes:
- a CDS encoding glutamate racemase — translation MIDRASPIGVFDSGLGGLTVVRALSRELPAEQIVYLGDTARLPYGTKSAATVVRYALQIAEVLLRQGIKYLVVACNTASAHALPALRERMPIPVLGVVEPGAAVAAALTGAGQVGVLGTLGVVASAAYQRAMQELRPELAVFGQACPLLVPLAEEGWIDHPVTRQVVAHYLGELQAQAGSIETLVLGCTHYPLLREVISQQAAITLGAGVTLVDSAEAAAAAVVADLSARGLLAPERRAADRFMFSDVSRFVSVAERFFGRPLGAAEHADL, via the coding sequence ATGATCGACCGCGCTTCGCCGATCGGGGTCTTCGACTCCGGTCTCGGCGGCTTGACCGTGGTGCGCGCGCTCAGCCGCGAGCTGCCCGCGGAGCAGATCGTCTACCTCGGGGATACGGCCCGCCTGCCCTACGGGACGAAGTCCGCGGCCACCGTCGTGCGCTACGCGCTGCAGATCGCCGAGGTGCTCCTGCGCCAGGGGATCAAGTACCTCGTCGTCGCCTGTAACACAGCCTCGGCGCACGCCCTGCCCGCACTGCGCGAACGTATGCCCATCCCCGTGCTCGGCGTGGTCGAGCCCGGCGCGGCGGTGGCCGCGGCGCTTACCGGCGCGGGTCAGGTCGGCGTCCTGGGCACGCTCGGCGTGGTCGCGTCGGCGGCCTACCAACGCGCGATGCAGGAGCTTCGCCCCGAGCTCGCCGTCTTCGGTCAGGCGTGCCCCCTGCTGGTGCCGCTGGCCGAGGAGGGGTGGATCGACCATCCCGTGACGCGGCAGGTCGTGGCGCACTACCTGGGCGAGCTGCAGGCGCAGGCCGGGTCGATCGAGACGCTGGTCTTGGGATGCACACACTACCCGCTCTTGCGCGAGGTCATCAGCCAGCAGGCGGCGATCACGCTCGGGGCCGGCGTGACGCTCGTCGATTCGGCCGAGGCGGCCGCGGCTGCCGTCGTCGCAGACCTCTCGGCGCGCGGCTTGTTGGCGCCCGAACGGCGCGCGGCCGACCGCTTCATGTTCAGCGATGTGAGCCGCTTCGTCTCGGTGGCCGAGCGCTTTTTCGGCCGTCCGCTGGGTGCCGCGGAGCATGCGGACCTCTGA
- a CDS encoding helix-turn-helix domain-containing protein — translation MDDMVDCVKYKVDLNDQFDYFIRMEDFIRMEEKTGLELLTTQEAARLLGVGTTSVKRWAEAGVLACVKTPGGHRRYPRAAVEALLADEARWSTQRPASGAPPGVEVAEGWTAAWVALLISGGEPEDVTRALLAERDAAGSWWRVGDRLAAVLKAIGQRWAHGQLTVLQEHLASERLARGLTRALPSIVIPAGARRALLLVAPGDDHTLGLRLAELALREAGWDTEWAGRRTPIEELARFARERRISLVAVSASEASFDQLALRALATQLGVICRATGALLLLGGEGAWPDPPPYGHRLRSLASLPDAR, via the coding sequence ATGGACGACATGGTCGACTGTGTCAAGTACAAGGTTGACCTCAACGACCAATTCGACTATTTCATCCGGATGGAGGATTTCATCCGGATGGAAGAGAAGACCGGGCTGGAGCTCCTCACCACCCAGGAAGCGGCGCGGCTGCTGGGGGTCGGCACTACGAGCGTCAAACGTTGGGCGGAGGCTGGAGTGCTGGCCTGCGTCAAGACGCCCGGCGGGCACCGCCGTTACCCGCGGGCAGCCGTCGAGGCCTTGCTCGCCGACGAGGCCAGGTGGTCGACTCAGCGCCCGGCCTCGGGCGCGCCTCCAGGCGTCGAGGTCGCCGAGGGTTGGACCGCCGCCTGGGTGGCGCTGCTGATCAGCGGCGGCGAGCCCGAGGACGTCACCCGGGCCTTGCTCGCCGAGCGCGATGCCGCGGGCAGTTGGTGGCGCGTGGGCGACCGGCTCGCTGCCGTGTTGAAGGCGATCGGTCAGCGTTGGGCGCACGGCCAACTGACGGTGCTGCAGGAGCACCTCGCCTCCGAGCGCCTGGCCCGCGGGCTCACGCGCGCGCTGCCGAGCATCGTGATCCCTGCGGGCGCCAGGCGCGCCCTGCTGCTGGTGGCGCCCGGTGACGATCACACCCTGGGCCTGAGGCTGGCCGAGCTCGCCCTGCGCGAGGCCGGCTGGGATACTGAGTGGGCCGGACGGCGCACACCGATCGAGGAGCTCGCGCGCTTCGCCCGCGAGCGGCGAATCAGCCTGGTGGCCGTTTCCGCCTCGGAGGCCTCCTTCGATCAGCTGGCGTTGCGGGCGCTCGCGACTCAGCTCGGGGTGATCTGCAGAGCCACCGGCGCCCTGCTCCTGCTCGGCGGCGAGGGCGCGTGGCCAGACCCTCCTCCCTACGGACACCGGCTACGCTCGCTCGCCTCGCTACCCGACGCGCGCTAG
- a CDS encoding polyprenyl synthetase family protein, producing MKSQAAEVQRPFLAQLLREVLNPMPAMDEAPWSALRVPTAVWERALGGPLADFIDRPGKELRANLVEASWALGGGRPGAQPRELPYLVEMLHAGSLIVDDLQDGSKTRRGAPALHELYGLPTALNAGNWLYFWPLARLGRMALPTSAKLALFEQISTTVLRCHQGQALDLSCKVHALAAAELPPIVEATTALKTSALMGLAASMGAIAAGAARERVEALAAFGRQAGVGLQMLDDLGGLTSEDRAEKGLEDLRGARPTWPWAWLAAQADPRSYARAQAEAKKVADGGDPQRLRAILRQHVTLIGRRQADQHLDAALAGLRREVGPSRALGALVRDFDRMRKSYG from the coding sequence ATGAAATCACAGGCTGCCGAGGTGCAGCGGCCCTTCCTGGCTCAGCTCCTGCGCGAGGTGCTGAACCCGATGCCCGCGATGGACGAGGCGCCCTGGTCGGCGCTGCGGGTACCCACTGCCGTCTGGGAGCGGGCGCTTGGCGGACCGCTGGCCGACTTCATCGATCGTCCGGGCAAGGAGCTGCGCGCGAACCTGGTGGAGGCCTCTTGGGCGCTCGGCGGCGGCCGCCCGGGCGCTCAACCGCGCGAGTTGCCCTATCTGGTCGAGATGCTCCACGCGGGCTCGCTGATCGTCGACGATCTCCAGGACGGCTCGAAGACCCGGCGCGGCGCGCCCGCGCTGCACGAGCTCTACGGTCTGCCGACGGCGCTCAACGCCGGCAACTGGCTCTACTTCTGGCCGCTCGCCCGCCTCGGGCGGATGGCGCTGCCGACCAGCGCGAAGCTCGCGCTCTTCGAGCAGATCTCGACGACGGTTTTGCGCTGTCATCAGGGTCAGGCGCTCGATTTGAGCTGCAAGGTACACGCGCTGGCCGCCGCCGAGTTGCCACCGATCGTCGAGGCCACGACGGCGCTCAAGACCAGCGCGCTAATGGGGCTCGCCGCCTCGATGGGCGCGATCGCCGCCGGCGCCGCGCGTGAGCGGGTGGAGGCCCTCGCGGCCTTCGGCCGGCAGGCCGGTGTGGGCTTGCAGATGCTCGATGACCTTGGCGGTTTGACCAGCGAGGATCGCGCGGAGAAGGGCCTCGAGGATCTGCGCGGCGCGCGACCGACCTGGCCCTGGGCCTGGCTCGCGGCGCAGGCCGACCCGCGCAGCTACGCCCGCGCCCAGGCCGAGGCGAAGAAGGTCGCTGATGGCGGCGATCCGCAACGGCTGCGCGCGATCCTCCGGCAGCACGTCACCCTGATCGGCCGGCGGCAGGCAGACCAGCACCTCGACGCTGCCCTGGCGGGCCTGCGGCGGGAGGTTGGGCCATCGCGGGCCCTCGGCGCGCTGGTGCGCGACTTCGATCGCATGAGGAAGAGCTATGGCTGA
- a CDS encoding HD domain-containing protein: MTQQVSDSPAVRVASADARSEETPLPVAQLAAALQLARNVAAGQGAPPADLTRQLAGMARRVAELPPELLRGELEALLLGTHVPEALQWLHQAGLLAVLLPELEATVSFTQEAGRRHKDVWEHTKQVVAQAVPLPALRWAALLHDVGKVPTRAFLADGKVTFHGHAEVGARMFDRIARRFAFPRPLRERVRGLILHHLRANQYDGSWTDAAVRRFDRQMGDLLEELLLLSRADITSARQHKRDLAQRRLDELQRRIASLRELDAIQPPLPSGLGDEIMRHFALAPGRAIGDLKRQLEAAIERGELEERRDAEYYLSWLAPVVAASR, from the coding sequence ATGACGCAGCAGGTTTCTGATTCGCCCGCCGTCCGGGTGGCCTCCGCCGACGCTCGCAGCGAGGAGACCCCGCTGCCGGTCGCTCAGCTCGCCGCGGCCCTGCAGCTGGCGCGCAATGTTGCGGCGGGGCAGGGCGCTCCGCCGGCGGACCTGACGCGGCAGCTCGCGGGGATGGCGCGGCGGGTGGCCGAGCTGCCCCCGGAGCTGCTGCGCGGCGAGCTCGAGGCCCTGCTGCTGGGGACGCACGTCCCCGAGGCGCTGCAGTGGCTGCATCAGGCTGGACTGCTGGCGGTCCTCCTGCCCGAGCTCGAGGCGACGGTGTCCTTCACGCAGGAGGCCGGGCGTCGGCACAAGGACGTCTGGGAGCATACAAAACAGGTCGTGGCGCAGGCCGTGCCCCTGCCGGCCTTGCGCTGGGCGGCGTTGCTCCACGACGTGGGCAAGGTGCCGACGCGGGCCTTCCTCGCCGATGGCAAGGTCACCTTTCACGGGCACGCCGAGGTCGGTGCACGCATGTTCGACCGCATCGCGCGCCGCTTCGCCTTTCCCCGACCGCTGCGCGAGCGGGTGCGCGGCTTGATCCTGCACCACCTGCGGGCCAACCAATACGATGGCTCCTGGACCGACGCAGCGGTCCGGCGCTTCGACCGTCAGATGGGCGACCTGCTCGAGGAGCTGCTCTTGCTCTCGCGCGCCGACATCACTTCGGCGCGCCAGCATAAGCGCGACCTGGCGCAGCGGCGGCTCGACGAGCTGCAGCGACGGATCGCGTCGCTGCGCGAGCTCGACGCGATTCAGCCCCCGCTGCCCTCGGGGCTGGGTGACGAGATCATGCGCCACTTCGCCCTGGCGCCGGGGCGGGCGATCGGCGACCTGAAGCGCCAGCTCGAGGCGGCGATCGAGCGCGGCGAGCTCGAGGAGCGGCGCGACGCCGAGTACTACTTGAGCTGGCTCGCGCCCGTGGTCGCAGCCTCGAGGTAG
- the crtY gene encoding lycopene beta-cyclase CrtY: MDKSSAQPAAASNRSGASQPYDVAIVGGGLSAGLVALALLARRPQTRLAIVERGPRLAGNHTWCVHEDGLPADSRALLEPLVVHRWAEHEVRFPRRRRVLRSPYVCVTAERLNERVQAVVRAAPHAELQLGAEAMEVAPRSLRLADGRVLSAQVVLDGRGPRLGLNEAAFGYQKFLGLELRLARAHAFRAPLLMDATGVQQDGLRFFYLLPLAADRVLVEDTCFSVRPELDRERYRARALAYAARQGLLVDAVTREEMGVLPMPMQEQSDPPRAAAAQIGYAGGFFHPATGYSLPIALRVALALAEALPREAERALAALRRSYADQARFARRLNALLFRCFPDDAMRNVFERFFGLPEALINRFYRLEMTRADRARILLGRPPEGISLRKALALIGGVS; encoded by the coding sequence ATGGACAAATCAAGCGCTCAACCCGCCGCCGCCTCCAACCGTTCTGGGGCCTCCCAGCCCTACGACGTGGCGATCGTCGGTGGCGGCCTCTCCGCCGGCCTCGTGGCCCTGGCGCTCCTCGCCCGCCGCCCCCAAACCCGGCTCGCGATCGTCGAACGCGGCCCACGACTCGCGGGGAACCACACCTGGTGCGTACACGAAGACGGCCTTCCGGCCGACAGCCGCGCCTTGCTCGAGCCCCTGGTGGTGCACCGCTGGGCCGAGCATGAGGTCCGCTTCCCGAGACGCCGGCGCGTCTTGCGCTCGCCCTACGTCTGCGTCACCGCCGAGCGGCTGAACGAGCGCGTGCAAGCGGTGGTACGGGCGGCGCCCCACGCCGAGCTGCAGCTGGGCGCGGAGGCGATGGAGGTCGCGCCGCGAAGCCTTCGTCTCGCCGATGGGCGGGTGCTCTCCGCGCAGGTGGTGCTCGACGGACGCGGTCCGCGACTGGGGCTCAACGAGGCCGCGTTTGGCTACCAGAAGTTCCTTGGGCTCGAGCTGCGGCTCGCGCGGGCCCACGCGTTCCGAGCTCCGCTGCTGATGGATGCCACGGGCGTGCAGCAGGACGGTCTTCGCTTCTTCTATCTGCTGCCGCTGGCCGCGGACCGCGTCCTTGTCGAGGACACCTGCTTCTCCGTCCGCCCCGAGCTCGATCGCGAGCGCTATCGCGCGCGGGCGCTGGCCTACGCCGCGCGGCAGGGCCTGCTCGTCGACGCTGTGACGCGCGAGGAGATGGGCGTGCTGCCGATGCCGATGCAAGAGCAAAGCGACCCGCCGCGAGCTGCTGCCGCGCAGATCGGCTACGCGGGCGGCTTCTTCCACCCGGCCACTGGCTATTCGCTGCCGATCGCCTTGCGCGTGGCCCTGGCGCTGGCGGAGGCCCTCCCGCGAGAGGCGGAGCGGGCGTTGGCGGCGTTGCGGCGGAGCTACGCCGATCAGGCGCGCTTTGCACGGAGGCTGAACGCGCTGCTCTTTCGCTGCTTCCCTGACGACGCGATGCGCAACGTCTTCGAGCGCTTTTTCGGGCTGCCCGAAGCGCTGATCAACCGCTTCTATCGCCTCGAGATGACGCGCGCCGACCGCGCCCGCATCCTGCTCGGGCGCCCGCCCGAAGGCATTTCGTTGCGCAAGGCCCTAGCCTTGATCGGAGGCGTCTCATGA
- a CDS encoding NAD-glutamate dehydrogenase has product MNDSALATQLRVIAERSGLAAPLIEEVYQLIAADQAFAPEVILREMAWFYSELGLDPSYFRATRPQEVAKHIQALFAGKILARTSGENVGLRLVSEHADSALYACRDEHTLAVEIERRIEQRYPDFRLECYRTTGTTGPDSLAHLRLYLLSRPAERHAEGGGALPSQGVGAPCLRVGVDERALARCQRLVARAGTELGPSIEILDQPEFRSKAILVAYRRGGTHSYFSAISDVLNSYGLHSQRKYIEQFPTGIVVYCVVLSGEVPEPVLESMREDISLVYALPRTSLTPLFQQGRLSAPEVVYAYACWKFAHQFLTRYREQYVSLATALGGDPIRLGLLAELKHRLTKDTFTEDRILETLERQPGLIKALYADFAEHHQRSPETPVKRYDREHGPALQARLHNAAADPIEEQILTACLTFNRHILTTNFYKARKVALAFRLDPAFLDSRDYPDRPHGIFFFVGSEFRGFHVRFREVARGGVRIVRSPTPQAFGTNVDHLFNEVYQLARTQQKKNKDIPEGGAKGGILMALDHQGRAETAFKKYVDSMLDLLLPDPEVIDHHGTPELIFLGPDEGTAELMNWASEHARARGYAYWRAFTTGKSPQLGGIPHDVHGMTTRSVHQYVLATLEKLGLDERTVTKLQTGGPDGDLGSNEIKCANDRTIAVVDGSGVLYDPDGLDRSELRRLAALREPIRSFERARLGPRGFLVGVEERDLTLPDGTQVESGFAFRDTFHLNPLAQADLFVPCGGRPDSVHINNVGQLIDARGVPRFRIIVEGANLFFTQAARIALEEAGVILFKDASANKGGVTSSSLEVLAGLALSDAEFAAHMLVTGAEPPAFYRDYVVEAQERIADNAQREFACIWSEHARAALPRSVLTDLLSDKISELKREIEGSTLWDNELLRARVLAEACPSTLQRLIGAKTILARVPNAYLKAVFGAHLASRYVYAVGLRGSELRFVEFLRPYLEAATTGASQLK; this is encoded by the coding sequence ATGAACGACTCCGCCCTGGCCACGCAGCTTCGCGTCATCGCCGAGCGATCCGGGCTCGCGGCGCCGCTGATCGAAGAGGTCTACCAGCTCATCGCCGCCGATCAGGCCTTCGCTCCCGAGGTGATCCTGCGCGAGATGGCGTGGTTCTACAGCGAGCTTGGCCTCGACCCGAGCTACTTCCGCGCGACGCGCCCGCAGGAGGTCGCCAAGCACATCCAGGCGCTCTTCGCCGGCAAGATCCTGGCCCGCACCAGCGGCGAGAATGTCGGGCTGCGCCTGGTCAGCGAGCACGCCGACAGCGCGCTCTACGCCTGCCGCGACGAGCACACGCTGGCCGTCGAGATCGAGCGTCGAATCGAGCAGCGCTATCCCGACTTCCGGCTCGAATGCTACCGCACCACCGGCACGACCGGGCCTGACTCGCTCGCGCACCTGCGACTCTATTTGCTCTCGCGGCCCGCTGAGCGCCACGCCGAGGGCGGCGGCGCGCTGCCGTCGCAGGGCGTGGGCGCGCCCTGCTTGCGCGTCGGCGTCGACGAGCGGGCGCTCGCGCGCTGCCAGCGCCTCGTCGCGCGCGCGGGCACCGAGCTCGGTCCGAGCATCGAGATCCTCGACCAGCCCGAGTTCCGCAGCAAAGCGATCCTCGTCGCCTATCGCCGCGGCGGCACCCACAGCTACTTCTCGGCGATCTCCGATGTGCTCAACTCCTACGGTCTGCACTCGCAGCGCAAGTACATCGAGCAGTTCCCGACCGGCATCGTGGTCTACTGCGTCGTGCTCTCAGGCGAGGTTCCCGAGCCCGTGCTCGAGAGCATGCGCGAGGACATCAGCCTGGTCTACGCGCTGCCGCGCACCTCCCTGACGCCGCTCTTTCAGCAAGGGCGGCTCTCGGCCCCCGAGGTCGTCTACGCCTACGCCTGCTGGAAGTTCGCCCATCAGTTCTTGACGCGGTACCGCGAGCAGTACGTCTCCCTCGCGACGGCGCTCGGCGGCGATCCGATCCGGCTGGGGTTGCTCGCCGAGCTCAAGCACCGGCTGACCAAGGATACCTTCACCGAGGATCGCATCCTCGAGACGCTCGAGCGCCAGCCCGGGCTGATCAAGGCGCTCTACGCCGACTTCGCCGAGCACCATCAGCGGTCGCCCGAAACACCGGTCAAGCGCTACGATCGCGAGCACGGACCGGCGCTGCAGGCGCGGCTGCATAACGCCGCCGCCGATCCGATCGAGGAGCAGATCCTCACCGCCTGCCTGACCTTCAACCGTCACATCCTGACGACCAACTTCTACAAGGCCCGCAAGGTCGCGCTGGCGTTTCGCCTCGATCCCGCCTTTCTCGACAGCCGCGACTACCCCGATCGACCCCACGGCATCTTCTTCTTCGTCGGCAGCGAGTTTCGCGGCTTCCATGTCCGCTTCCGCGAGGTCGCGCGTGGAGGGGTGCGGATCGTTCGCTCGCCGACACCGCAGGCCTTCGGCACCAACGTCGACCACCTCTTCAACGAGGTCTACCAACTCGCGCGCACCCAGCAGAAGAAGAACAAGGACATCCCCGAAGGGGGCGCCAAGGGCGGCATCCTGATGGCGCTCGACCATCAGGGCCGGGCGGAGACGGCGTTCAAGAAGTACGTCGACAGCATGCTCGACCTGCTGCTTCCCGACCCGGAGGTCATCGATCACCACGGCACGCCCGAGCTGATCTTCCTCGGGCCCGACGAGGGGACGGCGGAGCTGATGAACTGGGCCAGCGAGCACGCGCGCGCGCGCGGCTATGCCTACTGGCGCGCCTTCACCACCGGCAAGAGCCCGCAGCTCGGTGGCATCCCGCACGATGTCCACGGCATGACGACGCGCTCGGTGCACCAATACGTGCTCGCGACGCTCGAGAAGCTCGGCCTCGACGAGCGGACGGTCACCAAGCTGCAGACCGGCGGCCCCGACGGCGACCTCGGCTCCAACGAGATCAAGTGCGCCAACGACCGCACGATCGCGGTCGTCGACGGCAGTGGTGTGCTCTACGACCCCGATGGCCTCGATCGCAGCGAGCTGCGCCGGCTCGCCGCGCTGCGCGAGCCGATTCGCAGCTTCGAGCGCGCGAGGCTCGGCCCGCGCGGCTTTCTCGTCGGCGTCGAGGAGCGCGATTTGACCCTGCCGGACGGGACTCAGGTCGAGAGCGGCTTCGCCTTTCGCGATACCTTTCACCTCAACCCCCTGGCGCAGGCCGACCTCTTCGTGCCCTGCGGCGGACGACCTGACTCCGTCCACATCAACAACGTGGGGCAGCTGATCGACGCGCGCGGCGTGCCGCGTTTTCGGATCATCGTCGAGGGCGCCAATCTCTTCTTCACCCAGGCGGCGCGGATCGCGCTGGAGGAGGCGGGGGTTATCCTCTTCAAGGATGCCTCGGCGAATAAGGGCGGGGTCACCTCCTCGTCGCTCGAGGTGCTGGCGGGGCTGGCGCTGAGCGATGCCGAGTTCGCCGCGCACATGCTGGTCACGGGCGCCGAGCCCCCGGCGTTCTACCGTGACTATGTCGTCGAGGCGCAGGAACGGATCGCGGACAATGCCCAGCGCGAGTTCGCCTGCATCTGGAGCGAACACGCGCGCGCCGCGCTGCCGCGCAGCGTGCTGACGGATCTCCTCAGCGACAAGATCAGCGAGCTCAAGCGCGAGATCGAAGGCTCGACGCTGTGGGATAACGAGCTGCTGCGCGCGCGGGTGCTCGCCGAGGCCTGCCCAAGCACCCTGCAGCGCCTGATCGGAGCCAAGACGATCCTGGCGCGGGTTCCCAACGCCTATCTCAAGGCGGTCTTCGGCGCGCACCTCGCCAGCCGCTACGTCTACGCCGTTGGGCTCCGCGGCAGCGAGCTGCGCTTCGTCGAGTTCCTGCGCCCCTACCTCGAGGCTGCGACCACGGGCGCGAGCCAGCTCAAGTAG
- a CDS encoding penicillin-binding protein — protein MRWRVGLFVLALLIGFGLVLRRSFQLQVRDGARLKELALQQYLKHIELPARRGPIFDRHGAPLAVSVEVDSVCANPRQVGAAAREVATRLAPLLELGRADLLARLRSRRFFVWLKRRVTPQLAERVRALRIPGVFLQRESRRFYPNGALAGALLGFSGVDGRGLEGVERSLDRSLRGSPLRVRALRDALGRSVLDQALGEGDRQGDQVVLTIDKLIQHEAEQALADAQTQVAPGSGWTAAVVMDPLNGDILALAGTPAFDPNRVAQARARDWRIRALADAFEPGSTLKLFTVLSALVTGVTHERELIDCENGRWRIGRRTIHDHKPHGLLSVADVVKKSSNIGVSKLAFRMGKQRLSEGLRRFGFAQRTGLPLPGERTGVLYDPARWSDVALANIAFGQGMTATVVQLVRALAAIGNGGKLLEPRLVLQTMREGAAATAVPAVRGQQVVDPALARRMLAMMRGVTEDGGTAEAAAVDGYSVAGKTGTAQKVDPVTGTYSTTKWLSSFMGLVPATRPRLAIIVVINEPSGASHYGGEVAGPVFRRIAGQALRHLGVAPDLPVGEALAGRAVGRPTAAPSASAAAIEPPALPQAADEGAIGAGGLELPDFRGLGMAEVLDRARAAGVGVRLVGSGVAVSQRPSKGFAGGPALCQVTLEPPSWRAPRRVAGVSTTLAAGR, from the coding sequence TTGCGCTGGCGGGTCGGCCTCTTCGTCTTGGCGCTGTTGATCGGCTTTGGTCTGGTCCTGCGGCGGTCCTTCCAGCTCCAGGTGCGCGATGGTGCAAGGCTCAAGGAGCTGGCCCTCCAGCAGTACCTGAAGCACATCGAGCTGCCTGCGCGGCGTGGTCCGATCTTCGACCGCCACGGCGCGCCCCTGGCTGTCAGCGTCGAGGTCGATTCCGTCTGCGCCAATCCGCGCCAGGTCGGCGCCGCGGCTCGAGAGGTCGCCACGCGGCTCGCGCCGCTGCTGGAGCTTGGACGCGCTGACCTGCTGGCGCGCCTCCGCTCGCGCCGCTTCTTCGTCTGGCTCAAGCGACGCGTGACGCCGCAGCTAGCCGAGCGCGTCCGAGCGTTGAGGATCCCAGGGGTGTTTCTGCAGCGCGAGAGCCGTCGCTTCTACCCCAACGGCGCGCTGGCCGGCGCGCTCCTGGGCTTCTCGGGGGTGGACGGACGCGGGCTCGAGGGGGTCGAGCGGAGCCTCGACCGCTCGTTGCGCGGGAGCCCCTTGCGGGTGCGGGCGCTGCGCGACGCGCTCGGCCGCAGCGTCCTCGATCAAGCGCTCGGCGAGGGCGATCGGCAGGGGGATCAGGTCGTCCTGACGATCGACAAGCTGATCCAGCATGAGGCAGAGCAGGCCCTGGCCGACGCGCAGACCCAGGTCGCCCCCGGCAGCGGCTGGACGGCCGCCGTGGTGATGGATCCCCTCAACGGCGACATCCTCGCGCTGGCCGGCACGCCGGCCTTCGATCCCAATCGCGTGGCGCAGGCGCGGGCCAGAGACTGGCGCATCCGAGCGCTCGCCGACGCCTTCGAGCCGGGCTCGACGCTCAAGCTCTTCACGGTGCTCAGCGCGCTGGTGACGGGCGTGACCCACGAGCGCGAGTTGATCGACTGCGAAAACGGCCGCTGGCGCATCGGCCGCCGAACGATTCACGATCACAAACCGCACGGGCTCCTCTCCGTCGCCGACGTCGTCAAGAAGTCCTCGAACATCGGCGTATCGAAGCTCGCCTTTCGGATGGGCAAGCAGCGCCTCAGCGAGGGCCTGCGCCGCTTCGGCTTCGCTCAACGCACGGGGCTGCCCCTGCCGGGTGAGCGCACGGGTGTGCTCTATGACCCGGCGCGCTGGTCCGACGTGGCGCTGGCCAACATCGCCTTCGGTCAGGGCATGACGGCGACCGTGGTGCAGCTCGTGCGGGCCCTCGCGGCGATCGGCAACGGAGGCAAGCTGCTCGAACCGCGGCTCGTGCTGCAGACGATGCGCGAGGGCGCGGCCGCGACCGCCGTGCCCGCGGTGCGAGGCCAGCAGGTGGTCGACCCGGCGCTCGCGCGGCGCATGTTGGCGATGATGCGAGGCGTGACCGAGGACGGCGGCACTGCGGAGGCTGCAGCGGTCGACGGCTACAGCGTCGCCGGAAAGACCGGCACGGCGCAGAAGGTGGATCCCGTCACTGGAACCTACTCGACGACCAAGTGGCTCTCGTCGTTCATGGGCTTGGTGCCTGCCACGCGCCCGCGGCTGGCGATCATCGTCGTCATCAACGAACCGTCCGGGGCATCGCACTATGGCGGTGAGGTCGCCGGTCCGGTCTTCAGGCGAATCGCGGGTCAGGCGCTGCGCCACCTCGGGGTGGCCCCCGATCTCCCGGTGGGCGAGGCGCTGGCCGGTCGGGCGGTCGGCCGGCCGACCGCCGCGCCGTCGGCCTCAGCGGCGGCGATCGAGCCGCCCGCGCTGCCGCAGGCCGCCGACGAGGGCGCGATCGGCGCTGGCGGGCTCGAGCTGCCAGATTTCCGCGGCCTCGGGATGGCCGAGGTCCTCGACCGCGCGCGCGCCGCTGGCGTTGGCGTGCGCCTCGTCGGCAGCGGCGTCGCGGTTTCGCAGCGGCCGAGCAAGGGTTTCGCCGGGGGCCCCGCGCTCTGTCAGGTCACGCTGGAGCCGCCGAGCTGGCGCGCGCCGCGGCGCGTCGCCGGCGTGAGCACGACGCTGGCCGCGGGGCGCTGA
- the rsmH gene encoding 16S rRNA (cytosine(1402)-N(4))-methyltransferase RsmH: MQAAGDDLTRGEHAPEPEGYGGHAPVLLEETLTLLGVRPGGHYCDATLGGGGHARAVLERSAPDGRLFAIDHDAEAIEHGRRELAAFGERLRLRQGSFAELRRLVADEHCAPFDGVVADLGVSSHQLGSARRGFSFAAEGPLDMRMDQSAPVTAERLIAESSEPELATILRDYGEERHWRRLARVIKQAHRARELRTTADLARLVWRAVGGRGSGAQRSRVHPATRVFQALRIAVNDEIGALRAFLEQVFDVLRPGGVVAVIAFHSLEDREVKQHFRAAARPSRSDPWSPTAAGQQQPFARLLTPRPLRPAAAELDENPRARSARLRAAEKLPC, translated from the coding sequence ATGCAGGCCGCAGGCGACGACCTCACGCGCGGCGAGCATGCACCGGAGCCGGAGGGCTACGGCGGGCATGCGCCGGTGCTGCTCGAGGAGACCCTGACGCTGCTGGGCGTGCGTCCCGGTGGTCACTACTGCGACGCCACCCTGGGCGGGGGCGGTCACGCGCGGGCCGTGCTCGAACGCAGCGCGCCGGACGGTCGCCTCTTCGCGATCGATCACGATGCGGAGGCGATCGAGCATGGGCGTCGCGAGCTGGCCGCCTTCGGTGAACGCCTGCGCCTGCGTCAGGGCAGCTTCGCCGAGCTGCGGCGGCTGGTGGCCGACGAGCATTGCGCGCCCTTCGACGGCGTCGTCGCCGACCTCGGTGTCTCCTCTCACCAACTCGGCAGCGCGCGGCGCGGTTTCAGCTTCGCGGCCGAGGGTCCGCTCGACATGCGCATGGATCAGTCGGCGCCGGTGACGGCCGAGCGGCTGATCGCCGAGTCCTCGGAGCCCGAGTTGGCGACGATCCTGCGCGACTATGGCGAGGAGCGGCACTGGCGCCGCCTGGCGCGCGTGATCAAGCAGGCCCATCGGGCCCGCGAGCTGCGCACGACGGCCGACCTCGCGCGCCTCGTCTGGCGCGCCGTCGGAGGGCGAGGCAGTGGCGCGCAGCGCTCCCGGGTGCACCCGGCCACGCGCGTCTTCCAGGCGCTGCGAATCGCCGTGAATGACGAAATCGGCGCGCTGCGTGCCTTCCTCGAGCAGGTCTTCGACGTGCTGCGACCGGGTGGCGTGGTCGCGGTGATCGCCTTTCACTCGCTCGAGGATCGCGAGGTCAAGCAGCACTTTCGCGCCGCCGCGCGCCCCTCGCGCAGCGATCCATGGTCGCCGACCGCTGCAGGCCAGCAGCAACCTTTCGCGCGATTGCTCACGCCGCGCCCGCTGCGGCCGGCGGCGGCGGAGCTGGACGAAAACCCGCGGGCACGCAGTGCTCGCCTGCGTGCTGCGGAGAAGCTGCCATGCTGA